One Mycolicibacterium fallax genomic window, GACTACGTGGTCCGGGTGATCACCGCCACCCGGGTGCCCGAGCAGTTCGGCCTGGCCGACGTGAAGTCCTGGATCACCTTCGGCGCCTCGCCGCGCGCCTCGCTGGGCATCATCGCCGCCGCCCGCGCGCTGGCGTTGATCCGGGGCCGTGACTACGTCATCCCGCAGGACGTCATCGAGGTCATTCCCGACGTGCTGCGGCACCGCCTGGTGCTGTCCTACGACGCGCTGGCCGACGAGATCTCGCCGGACACCGTGGTCAACCGGATCCTGCAGACGGTGGCGCTGCCGCAGGTCAACGCCGTCCAGCAGCAACCGCAGGCCCCGACGCCGGTGGCCAGCGGTTCGTGACGGCGTCGGCTTCGATCCACCCGCCGTCGTTCGGCCGCGGTGAGATCGGCGACCCGAAGCTCTCGGCGGCGCTGCGGACCCTGGAGCTCACCGTCAAGCGCAAGCTGGACGGGGTGCTGCACGGCAACCACCTCGGGCTGATCCCGGGGCCGGGCTCCGAACCGGGCGAGTCCCGGATGTACCAGCCCGGTGACGACGTGCGCCGGATGGACTGGTCGGTCACCGCCCGCACCACCCACCCGCACGTCCGGCAGATGATCGCCGACCGCGAGCTGGAGACCTGGCTGGTCGTCGACATGTCGGCCAGCATGGACTTCGGCACCGCCGGCTGCGAGAAGCGGGATCTGGCGGTGGCCGCGGCCGCCGCGATCACCTACCTCAACAGCGGCGGCGGCAACCGGCTCGGCGCGCTGATCAGCAACGGCAGCCAGACCGTTCGGGTGCCGGCGCGCTCGGGCCGTCAGCACGAGCAGAGCATGCTGCGGGCGATCGCGACCATGCCGAGCGCACCGGCGGGGGTCCGCGGCGACCTCGGCGAGGCCATCGACGCGCTGCGCCGGCCGGAACGCCGCCGCGGCATGGCGGTCATCATCAGCGATTTCCTGGGCCCGGTGAACTGGATGCGGCAGCTGCGGGCCATCTCGGCCCGGCACGAGGTGCTGGGCATCGAGATCCTGGACCCGCGCGACATCGACCTGCCCGACGTCGGCGACGTGGTGCTGCAGGACACCGAGTCCGGGCTGACCCGGGAGTACCACATCGACGCCGCGCTGCGCGAGGACTTCGCCCGGGCCGCGGCCGCGCACCGGGCCGA contains:
- a CDS encoding DUF58 domain-containing protein yields the protein MTASASIHPPSFGRGEIGDPKLSAALRTLELTVKRKLDGVLHGNHLGLIPGPGSEPGESRMYQPGDDVRRMDWSVTARTTHPHVRQMIADRELETWLVVDMSASMDFGTAGCEKRDLAVAAAAAITYLNSGGGNRLGALISNGSQTVRVPARSGRQHEQSMLRAIATMPSAPAGVRGDLGEAIDALRRPERRRGMAVIISDFLGPVNWMRQLRAISARHEVLGIEILDPRDIDLPDVGDVVLQDTESGLTREYHIDAALREDFARAAAAHRAEVARTLRRCNAPVLTLRTDRDWIADIVRFVASRRRGALAGQQ